A window from Citrus sinensis cultivar Valencia sweet orange chromosome 5, DVS_A1.0, whole genome shotgun sequence encodes these proteins:
- the LOC127902214 gene encoding uncharacterized protein LOC127902214 codes for MEALEQMPNYTKFFKDILTKKRRLGEFETVALTQECSRMLQSKIPQKMKDPESFTIPCSVGTKYSGKAPCDMKASINLMPLSMFKQLGVGECRPTTVALQLADRSHVYPEGNIEDVLVKVDKFIFSVDFIVPDFEADKEVPIILGRPFLTTGKTLIDV; via the coding sequence aaattttttaaggatattttgacaaagaaaagaagactTGGAGAGTTTGAAACAGTTGCTCTAACACAAGAGTGCAGCCGAATGCTTCAGAGTAAGATACCACAAAAGATGAAGGATCCAGAAAGCTTCACAATCCCATGCTCCGTAGGCACTAAATACAGTGGCAAAGCACCTTGTGATATGAAGGCTAGCATCAATCTCATGCCTTTATCAATGTTTAAGCAATTGGGAGTTGGTGAATGTAGACCAACAACAGTGGCTTTACAACTTGCTGATAGATCTCATGTATATCCAGAAGGGAACATTGAAGATGTGTTGGTGAAggtggataaatttattttttcggtGGATTTTATTGTGCCAGACTTTGAGGCAGACAAAGAAGTGCCAATCATTCTAGGAAGACCTTTCTTAACCACGGGAAAGACTTTAATTGATGTTTAA